The Pantoea sp. At-9b genome includes a window with the following:
- a CDS encoding carboxymuconolactone decarboxylase family protein, producing MNRLPPLAEQQWSDEQRQLAEEIINGPRGALLPPFEPLLRSPELMAHAQRMGEYLRYRSALGQRLSELAILLTARHWSQPVEWAIHAPIAREKGISAHAVEAINAQRLPDDLQDDEWVVYHFCQQLHQQKKVNDDIWQQAITLWGEKGVVDLIGINGYYSFLSMIMNGAQTPVPDTRDFIIPA from the coding sequence ATGAACCGTTTACCGCCGCTGGCCGAGCAGCAATGGAGCGATGAACAGCGCCAGTTGGCCGAAGAGATCATCAACGGACCGCGCGGTGCCTTGTTGCCGCCGTTTGAACCCCTGTTACGCAGCCCGGAGCTGATGGCCCATGCACAGCGTATGGGAGAGTACTTACGATATCGCAGCGCGCTGGGTCAACGTCTGTCGGAGCTGGCGATTCTGCTTACGGCTCGTCACTGGTCACAGCCGGTGGAATGGGCGATTCATGCACCCATCGCCCGGGAAAAAGGGATCTCCGCCCACGCCGTTGAGGCCATTAATGCCCAGCGCTTGCCCGATGATTTACAGGACGATGAGTGGGTGGTGTATCACTTCTGCCAGCAGTTGCATCAGCAGAAAAAAGTGAATGACGACATCTGGCAACAGGCCATCACCCTGTGGGGTGAAAAAGGTGTGGTCGATCTGATAGGTATTAACGGTTATTACAGTTTTCTTTCCATGATAATGAATGGCGCACAGACGCCAGTACCCGACACCAGGGATTTTATTATCCCCGCATAA
- the glnH gene encoding glutamine ABC transporter substrate-binding protein GlnH translates to MSAFFSKLKVTLALVACSATFSAMAQDKLVVGVDTAFVPFEFKQGDKYVGFDIDLWDAIAQKMHVSYELRPMDFGGLIPGLQSRNLDVAMAGITITDARKQVVDFSEGYYDADLLMAVKSSDHAITKFSDLAGKKVGLKQGTAAASFMKAKYKADYVEFPNIDNAYLDLQAGNLDAVVHDSPNVLYYVKTAGDGKVKSTGETDSILPQQYGFAMQKNSSWTPKVNAALQALRADGTYNKIYVKWFDKQPK, encoded by the coding sequence ATGTCTGCATTTTTTTCAAAATTAAAAGTTACACTGGCGCTGGTTGCCTGCTCGGCAACATTTTCTGCGATGGCGCAGGATAAATTGGTGGTCGGTGTTGATACCGCGTTTGTTCCTTTCGAATTTAAACAAGGCGATAAATATGTCGGTTTTGACATCGACTTATGGGACGCTATTGCACAGAAAATGCATGTGAGCTATGAATTACGCCCGATGGATTTCGGTGGATTAATTCCAGGCCTGCAATCACGTAATCTGGACGTGGCAATGGCGGGCATTACCATTACTGATGCGCGCAAACAGGTAGTTGATTTTAGCGAGGGTTATTACGACGCCGATTTATTAATGGCGGTGAAAAGCAGCGATCATGCCATCACCAAATTTAGCGATCTGGCAGGTAAAAAAGTGGGACTGAAACAGGGTACTGCTGCTGCCAGCTTTATGAAAGCCAAATATAAAGCGGACTACGTTGAGTTCCCGAATATCGACAACGCCTACCTTGATTTGCAGGCCGGTAATCTCGATGCCGTGGTACATGATTCGCCGAACGTACTCTACTACGTGAAAACGGCGGGCGATGGCAAAGTGAAGTCTACCGGGGAGACCGACAGCATCCTGCCGCAGCAGTACGGCTTTGCGATGCAGAAAAACAGTAGCTGGACGCCGAAAGTCAATGCGGCGCTGCAAGCATTACGCGCTGACGGCACTTACAACAAAATCTACGTTAAGTGGTTTGATAAACAACCTAAATAA
- the glnP gene encoding glutamine ABC transporter permease GlnP, with protein sequence MNFETKYIWESLPLLLQGLQLTLIISLSGLLGGFVIGLLAGTCRALGGRITKTISLIFVELIRGTPIMVQVMFIYFALPMVLPIRIDPVSAAIVTIIINSGAYIAEITRGAILSINKGFKEASLAMGLSQRSTLWYVIMPLALRRMIPALGNQWIISIKDTSLFIVIGVAELTRQGQEIIAGNFRALEVWTAVALIYLLVTLCLSFLLKQLEKRIHIL encoded by the coding sequence ATGAATTTCGAAACCAAATATATATGGGAATCTCTGCCGCTGTTATTGCAGGGATTACAATTGACGTTGATTATCTCCCTCTCGGGGTTGCTGGGCGGTTTTGTTATTGGACTGCTGGCGGGAACCTGCCGTGCTTTGGGGGGGCGTATCACAAAAACGATATCATTGATCTTCGTTGAGCTTATTCGCGGTACACCGATTATGGTGCAAGTGATGTTTATTTACTTCGCGCTGCCGATGGTGTTACCGATTCGTATCGATCCGGTGAGTGCCGCGATTGTTACTATTATTATTAACTCGGGTGCCTATATTGCGGAAATTACCCGCGGTGCCATTCTATCAATTAATAAAGGTTTTAAAGAAGCCAGTCTGGCGATGGGGTTATCGCAACGCAGCACGCTGTGGTACGTGATTATGCCGCTGGCGTTACGGCGTATGATTCCGGCGCTGGGTAACCAATGGATTATCAGCATTAAAGACACCTCTTTGTTTATTGTTATTGGGGTGGCTGAATTAACGCGTCAGGGCCAGGAAATTATCGCGGGTAACTTCCGCGCGCTGGAAGTCTGGACGGCGGTCGCACTGATTTATCTGCTGGTGACGCTGTGCTTGAGTTTTCTGCTGAAACAACTGGAGAAAAGGATCCATATTTTATGA
- the glnQ gene encoding glutamine ABC transporter ATP-binding protein GlnQ — protein MVEFTAVSKHFGATQVLHDINLKIAAGEVVVIIGPSGSGKSTLLRCINKLEEISSGTLLVAGMHITDPHANECDIRREAGMVFQQFHLFPHLTALENVMFGPIRVRKQSKAAAREQALALLDRVGLRERANHYPSELSGGQQQRVAIARALAVKPKMMLFDEPTSALDPELRHEVLKVMRSLADEGMTMVIVTHEIGFARDVASRLIFIDGGTIAEDGPPDILLNASSNPRLREFLQHVS, from the coding sequence ATGGTTGAATTTACGGCGGTCTCCAAGCATTTCGGTGCGACTCAGGTGCTGCACGATATCAATTTAAAAATTGCTGCTGGGGAAGTGGTGGTGATTATCGGCCCTTCGGGGTCGGGTAAATCGACGCTGTTGCGTTGTATTAATAAGCTGGAGGAGATTTCATCCGGCACGCTGCTGGTGGCGGGCATGCATATCACCGATCCCCACGCCAACGAGTGTGATATCCGCCGCGAAGCGGGTATGGTATTCCAGCAATTCCATCTGTTTCCGCATCTGACGGCGCTGGAGAACGTGATGTTTGGTCCGATCCGCGTGCGTAAGCAGAGCAAAGCGGCGGCACGCGAGCAGGCGCTGGCGCTGCTGGATCGCGTTGGGTTGCGCGAACGTGCCAATCACTATCCTTCCGAACTGTCGGGGGGCCAGCAGCAGCGTGTCGCGATTGCCCGTGCGCTGGCGGTGAAGCCGAAAATGATGCTGTTTGATGAGCCGACTTCAGCCCTGGACCCGGAGCTGCGCCATGAGGTGCTAAAGGTGATGCGCTCGCTGGCGGATGAAGGCATGACGATGGTCATCGTTACCCATGAGATCGGTTTTGCCCGTGACGTCGCATCGCGGCTTATCTTTATTGATGGCGGCACCATTGCTGAAGATGGCCCACCTGATATCCTACTCAATGCCAGCAGCAATCCGCGTCTGAGAGAGTTTTTGCAGCACGTTTCCTGA
- a CDS encoding acyl-CoA--6-aminopenicillanic acid acyl-transferase yields the protein MKKIAISGSAFAVGKQLGEFGHDAWHQKLTQTRLWQTVIAMQGSEQLQAMRAAVIARYPLIWQELEGMAQGLGVAVDDVFAWNCRGDLVRSTSDGCTTVAGSNAAGEWIIAHNEDGFPQLREDCALVSITPDDGLGFTSFAYPGSIPGHTFAVNEKGIVNTVNNIRALHRPAGLPRQVLARAALNAATLDEAVLQLTTHTRAGAFHHTLGQMGDSRVFSVEATGSGCSIVQVAQVIGHANHLIHPVMDDVQQVVTASSASRQARLQHWQASQSELDGAAAKTILSEQHDAELPIYRLSAQDPDEENTLATAVFTLGTHQVDWQVFTLDRQVAALQGRVS from the coding sequence ATGAAAAAAATCGCAATCAGTGGTTCTGCTTTTGCCGTCGGTAAACAGTTAGGTGAGTTTGGCCACGATGCCTGGCATCAGAAACTGACGCAAACCCGGCTGTGGCAAACGGTGATCGCCATGCAGGGATCTGAACAGCTACAGGCGATGCGCGCGGCGGTCATTGCCCGCTATCCGCTGATTTGGCAGGAGCTGGAGGGTATGGCGCAGGGGCTGGGCGTTGCGGTTGACGACGTCTTCGCCTGGAACTGCCGTGGCGATTTAGTCCGTTCCACCTCGGACGGTTGTACCACGGTGGCGGGCAGCAATGCGGCGGGCGAATGGATCATCGCCCACAACGAAGATGGCTTCCCGCAGCTGCGCGAGGATTGTGCGCTGGTCAGCATCACGCCGGATGATGGGCTGGGGTTTACCAGTTTTGCCTATCCCGGCTCGATTCCCGGCCACACTTTTGCCGTGAATGAGAAGGGCATCGTCAACACGGTGAACAATATCCGTGCCTTACACCGTCCGGCAGGTTTACCCCGTCAGGTACTGGCGCGCGCCGCGTTAAATGCGGCGACGCTGGACGAAGCCGTGCTTCAGTTAACCACGCATACGCGTGCCGGGGCTTTTCATCATACCCTGGGACAAATGGGGGATAGCCGCGTATTCAGTGTCGAAGCGACCGGCTCGGGCTGTTCCATCGTGCAGGTGGCACAAGTGATAGGTCATGCTAACCACCTTATTCACCCGGTGATGGACGATGTACAGCAGGTGGTCACCGCCAGCTCGGCATCGCGCCAGGCCAGATTGCAACACTGGCAGGCCAGTCAGTCAGAACTGGATGGGGCGGCGGCCAAAACGATTTTGTCAGAACAACATGATGCTGAACTGCCGATTTACCGTTTATCAGCACAGGATCCGGATGAAGAAAACACCCTCGCCACAGCGGTATTCACCCTGGGAACTCATCAGGTTGATTGGCAGGTATTCACGCTGGATCGTCAGGTTGCCGCGTTGCAGGGCCGCGTCAGTTAA
- a CDS encoding YbgS-like family protein, whose product MMNKFAIIFLTAAMTLGSGAAMAADSNNGTANQAADAGAAAGGAKQNLPPNKVDNSKINNTDVNSAATSGSTDSSNMSASEIHKNSQCKEGKCPDMNKKVQTQTGSGDVNTKTDGTSQ is encoded by the coding sequence ATGATGAATAAGTTTGCAATTATCTTTCTGACGGCAGCAATGACACTGGGTAGTGGTGCCGCGATGGCGGCTGACAGCAATAATGGGACCGCCAATCAGGCAGCGGATGCCGGTGCGGCGGCGGGTGGCGCAAAGCAGAACCTGCCACCGAATAAAGTCGATAACAGCAAAATTAACAACACGGATGTGAATAGCGCGGCCACGTCAGGTAGCACTGACAGCAGTAATATGTCGGCCAGCGAGATTCATAAAAACAGTCAGTGTAAAGAGGGCAAATGCCCGGATATGAATAAGAAGGTTCAGACCCAAACAGGTAGCGGTGATGTCAATACTAAAACCGACGGCACCAGCCAGTAA
- the aroG gene encoding 3-deoxy-7-phosphoheptulonate synthase AroG, translated as MNYQNDDLRIKEIKELLPPVALLEKFPATDSAAQTVAKARQAIHHILHGKDDRLLVIIGPCSIHDTAAAKEYAGRLLKLRDELSGELEVVMRVYFEKPRTTVGWKGLINDPYMDGSFQINDGLRLARKLLVDINDTGLPAAGEFLDMITPQYVADLMSWGAIGARTTESQVHRELSSGLSCPVGFKNGTDGTIKVAIDAINAASAPHCFLSVTKYGHSAIVETSGNEDCHIILRGGKEPNYSAHHVAAVKTGLEKAGLTPQVMIDFSHANSSKQFQRQMVVAEDVAQQIAGGEQGITGVMLESNLVEGNQSLDSDEPLVYGKSVTDACIGWEDTDKVLRQLAQAVKQRRG; from the coding sequence ATGAATTACCAGAACGACGATTTAAGAATCAAAGAAATCAAAGAATTATTACCTCCCGTTGCGCTGCTTGAAAAATTCCCCGCGACCGATAGCGCGGCTCAAACCGTCGCAAAAGCCCGTCAGGCGATCCACCATATTCTGCATGGCAAAGACGACCGCCTGCTGGTGATCATCGGACCTTGCTCGATTCATGACACTGCGGCGGCAAAAGAGTATGCCGGGCGTTTACTGAAGCTGCGTGATGAGCTGAGCGGCGAGCTGGAAGTGGTGATGCGCGTCTATTTTGAGAAACCGCGTACCACTGTGGGTTGGAAAGGGTTGATCAACGATCCTTATATGGACGGCAGCTTCCAGATTAATGATGGCCTGCGTCTGGCGCGCAAACTGCTGGTGGATATCAACGATACCGGTCTGCCTGCGGCAGGTGAGTTCCTCGATATGATTACGCCGCAATACGTGGCGGATCTGATGAGTTGGGGCGCGATTGGCGCACGTACCACCGAATCACAGGTACACCGTGAGCTGTCTTCCGGTCTTTCCTGCCCGGTAGGTTTCAAAAACGGCACCGACGGCACCATCAAAGTGGCGATTGACGCCATCAATGCGGCCAGCGCGCCACACTGCTTCCTGTCAGTCACCAAGTATGGTCATTCGGCGATTGTCGAAACCAGCGGCAACGAAGATTGCCATATTATCCTGCGTGGCGGCAAAGAGCCGAACTACAGTGCTCACCACGTAGCAGCGGTGAAAACCGGGCTGGAGAAAGCGGGTCTGACACCCCAGGTGATGATCGACTTTAGCCACGCCAACAGCAGCAAACAGTTCCAACGCCAGATGGTGGTGGCGGAAGATGTGGCGCAGCAGATTGCGGGCGGTGAGCAGGGCATTACCGGCGTGATGCTGGAGAGTAATCTGGTGGAAGGCAACCAGAGCCTCGATAGCGACGAGCCGCTGGTGTACGGCAAAAGCGTGACCGACGCCTGTATCGGCTGGGAAGACACTGACAAAGTGCTGCGTCAGTTAGCGCAGGCGGTTAAACAGCGTCGCGGTTAA
- the gpmA gene encoding 2,3-diphosphoglycerate-dependent phosphoglycerate mutase, whose translation MAVTKLVLVRHGESQWNQENRFTGWYDVDLSDKGRTEAKAAGQLLKKEGFVFDFAYTSVLKRAIHTLWNVLDELDQAWLPVEKCWRLNERHYGALQGLDKAETAAKYGDDQVKQWRRGFAVTPPELDRSDERFPGHDPRYASLTDAQLPTTESLALTIERVIPYWNDSILPRIKSGEKVIIAAHGNSLRALVKYLDNLSEDEILELNIPTGVPLVYEFDENFKPLKRYYLGDADEIAAKAAAVANQGKAK comes from the coding sequence ATGGCCGTAACTAAGCTGGTTCTGGTGCGCCACGGCGAAAGCCAGTGGAATCAGGAAAACCGCTTCACCGGATGGTACGATGTGGATCTGTCCGATAAGGGTCGCACCGAAGCCAAAGCAGCCGGTCAGCTGCTGAAGAAAGAAGGTTTCGTATTCGATTTTGCCTACACCTCCGTGCTGAAACGTGCCATCCACACCCTGTGGAATGTACTGGACGAGCTGGACCAGGCCTGGCTGCCGGTTGAAAAATGCTGGCGTCTGAACGAACGTCACTACGGTGCGTTGCAGGGTCTGGACAAAGCAGAAACCGCTGCCAAATATGGCGACGATCAGGTGAAACAATGGCGTCGCGGCTTCGCGGTGACCCCGCCAGAACTGGATCGCAGCGATGAGCGTTTCCCGGGCCACGACCCGCGTTATGCATCACTGACTGATGCCCAGCTGCCAACCACCGAAAGCCTGGCACTGACCATCGAACGCGTGATCCCTTACTGGAACGACAGCATTCTGCCGCGCATTAAGAGCGGTGAGAAAGTGATCATCGCCGCACACGGCAACTCGCTGCGTGCCCTGGTGAAATACCTCGACAACCTGAGCGAAGACGAAATCCTCGAACTGAACATCCCAACTGGCGTGCCGTTGGTGTATGAATTCGACGAGAACTTCAAGCCGCTGAAACGTTACTATCTGGGTGATGCCGACGAGATCGCTGCAAAAGCAGCAGCCGTGGCAAACCAGGGTAAAGCGAAGTAA
- the galM gene encoding galactose-1-epimerase: MVNDVQSHAPDGQPWRITVLRNRNGMVVTFMDWGATWLSARVPMQDGSVREALLGCATPSDYLHQDAYLGATVGRYANRIANATLKPLNLTLAANQGEHQLHGGPEGFDKRRWQIISQSENEVHYRLDSPDGDQGFPGNLIADLHYHLDDDNCLSISYQASTDQPCPVNLTNHAYFNLDAHHGDARQHRLQLLADRYLPVDSEGIPNAPLKAVEGTSFDFRQPKTVADDFLADDDQKAVKGYDHAFLLNTAGDSSQPAARLWSADGKLELSVFTAAPALQFYSGNYLEGTRAREQGSYTAFQGIALESEFLPDSPNHTEWPQPDCWLQPGDSWQSVTRYRLTPH; encoded by the coding sequence ATGGTAAATGATGTGCAATCACATGCCCCGGATGGACAACCGTGGCGCATTACCGTGTTACGTAATCGCAACGGTATGGTGGTGACGTTTATGGACTGGGGGGCCACCTGGCTGTCGGCGCGCGTGCCGATGCAGGATGGCAGCGTGCGTGAAGCGCTGCTCGGCTGCGCTACCCCATCGGATTATCTGCACCAGGATGCGTATCTCGGTGCCACCGTGGGTCGCTATGCGAACCGCATTGCCAACGCCACGCTAAAGCCGCTGAATCTGACACTGGCGGCTAATCAGGGTGAGCATCAGTTGCATGGCGGACCGGAAGGTTTTGATAAGCGCCGTTGGCAAATCATCAGCCAGAGCGAAAACGAGGTGCACTATCGCCTCGACTCGCCAGATGGCGATCAGGGTTTCCCCGGCAATCTGATTGCCGATCTGCACTATCATCTCGATGACGACAACTGCTTGTCGATCAGCTATCAGGCGAGCACCGATCAGCCCTGCCCGGTCAACCTGACCAACCATGCTTACTTTAACCTTGACGCGCATCATGGCGACGCGCGCCAGCATCGCTTACAACTGCTGGCGGACCGTTATCTGCCCGTCGACAGTGAAGGCATCCCCAATGCGCCGCTGAAAGCGGTAGAGGGAACCAGCTTCGATTTTCGCCAGCCGAAAACCGTGGCCGATGACTTCCTCGCCGATGACGATCAGAAAGCGGTAAAAGGTTATGACCATGCGTTTCTGCTGAATACCGCGGGTGACAGCAGCCAGCCCGCCGCCCGACTGTGGTCAGCCGACGGCAAGCTGGAGCTAAGCGTGTTTACCGCTGCCCCGGCGCTACAGTTCTACTCCGGTAACTATCTGGAGGGAACACGCGCCCGTGAGCAGGGAAGCTATACTGCTTTCCAGGGCATCGCCTTAGAGAGTGAATTTTTACCGGATTCGCCCAACCATACTGAGTGGCCGCAACCGGATTGCTGGTTGCAACCTGGCGACAGTTGGCAGTCAGTGACGCGTTATCGCCTCACCCCGCACTGA
- the galK gene encoding galactokinase: MSLKSITQQTFVETFGYQPSHSIQAPGRVNLIGEHTDYNDGFVLPCAIDYQTVIACAKRDDRQVRVVAVDYDNQQDSFSLDAPIEPLSEPMWANYVRGVVKHLQKRDASFGGVDMVISGNVPQGAGLSSSASLEVAVGTVFQQLYQLPLDGAAIAVNGQEAENQFVGCNCGIMDQLISALGKQDHAMLLDCRSLSTRAVPMPADVAVVIINSNFRRTLVGSEYNTRREQCETGARFFNKPALRDVTLAEFTAAEAQLDPLVAKRVRHVITENARTLEAADALSAGDLTLMGKLMAESHASMRDDFEITVPPIDQLVEIVKAEIGPRGGVRMTGGGFGGCIVALMPTDLVDQVQAAVAEQYEAKTGIKETFYVCKASEGAGQW; encoded by the coding sequence ATGTCATTAAAATCCATTACACAACAGACGTTCGTCGAGACATTTGGTTATCAGCCGAGCCACAGCATCCAGGCACCGGGTCGCGTTAACCTGATTGGTGAACACACCGACTATAATGATGGTTTCGTCCTGCCCTGCGCCATTGATTATCAAACCGTGATTGCCTGCGCCAAACGCGATGACCGCCAGGTGCGCGTGGTGGCGGTGGATTATGACAACCAGCAAGATAGCTTTTCGCTGGATGCGCCAATTGAGCCGCTCAGCGAGCCAATGTGGGCCAATTATGTGCGTGGTGTCGTGAAACATCTGCAAAAACGCGATGCCAGCTTTGGTGGCGTGGATATGGTGATCAGCGGCAACGTGCCGCAGGGGGCGGGCCTGAGCTCCTCGGCGTCACTGGAAGTGGCGGTCGGCACCGTATTCCAGCAGCTGTATCAACTGCCGCTCGACGGTGCCGCGATTGCGGTGAACGGTCAGGAAGCGGAAAACCAGTTTGTCGGCTGTAACTGCGGCATCATGGATCAGCTGATTTCCGCGCTGGGTAAGCAGGATCATGCCATGCTGCTGGATTGCCGTAGCCTCAGCACCCGTGCGGTACCCATGCCGGCCGATGTCGCGGTGGTGATCATCAACTCCAACTTCCGCCGGACACTGGTGGGCAGTGAATACAACACCCGCCGTGAACAGTGTGAAACCGGGGCGCGTTTCTTTAATAAACCCGCGCTGCGCGATGTCACCCTGGCGGAATTCACCGCCGCTGAAGCGCAGCTCGATCCGTTGGTGGCAAAACGTGTACGCCACGTGATTACCGAGAATGCACGCACGCTGGAAGCCGCCGATGCCCTGAGCGCAGGTGACCTGACACTTATGGGTAAGCTGATGGCCGAGTCGCATGCTTCAATGCGTGACGATTTCGAAATCACCGTGCCACCGATTGACCAGTTGGTAGAGATCGTCAAAGCTGAGATCGGACCGCGCGGTGGTGTGCGTATGACCGGCGGCGGTTTTGGTGGCTGCATCGTGGCGTTGATGCCCACTGATCTGGTTGATCAGGTGCAGGCGGCAGTGGCCGAGCAGTACGAAGCCAAAACCGGTATCAAAGAAACCTTCTACGTGTGCAAAGCCTCTGAAGGAGCTGGCCAATGGTAA
- the galT gene encoding galactose-1-phosphate uridylyltransferase, producing MEKFNPVDHPHRRYNPLSDQWVLVSPHRAKRPWQGAQETPALETLPTHDPDCFLCAGNTRITGDKNPDYKSTYVFTNDFAALMTDTPDAPQSDDMLMRCESARGTSRVICFSPDHSKTLPELPLSALEEIVRTWQEQTADLGQHYPWVQVFENKGAAMGCSNPHPHGQVWANSFLPNEAQREDHLQRRYFAEKGTPMLVDYVARELNDGSRTVVETDHWLAVVPWWAAWPFETLLLPKAPVKRLTDLTEAQRKDLALAIKLLTSRYDNLFQCSFPYSMGWHGAPFNGEANEHWQLHAHFYPPLLRSATVRKFMVGYEMLAETQRDLTAEQAAERLRSVSDVHFREAQ from the coding sequence ATGGAAAAATTTAACCCGGTCGATCATCCACATCGCCGTTACAACCCGCTGAGCGATCAATGGGTATTGGTTTCACCGCATCGCGCCAAGCGTCCGTGGCAGGGTGCACAGGAAACTCCGGCGCTGGAAACCTTGCCGACACACGATCCCGACTGCTTCCTTTGCGCCGGGAATACGCGCATCACTGGTGATAAAAATCCTGATTATAAAAGCACTTACGTCTTCACCAATGACTTTGCCGCCTTAATGACCGACACGCCGGATGCACCACAAAGCGACGATATGCTGATGCGCTGCGAAAGCGCGCGCGGCACCAGTCGGGTGATCTGCTTCTCGCCGGACCACAGCAAAACCCTGCCGGAACTCCCGCTCAGCGCACTGGAAGAGATCGTGCGGACCTGGCAGGAACAAACCGCGGATCTCGGTCAACACTATCCGTGGGTGCAGGTGTTTGAAAACAAAGGTGCAGCAATGGGCTGCTCCAACCCGCATCCGCACGGTCAGGTATGGGCGAACAGCTTTTTACCCAACGAGGCCCAGCGGGAAGACCATCTCCAGCGTCGCTACTTCGCCGAAAAAGGCACGCCAATGCTGGTGGACTATGTCGCGCGCGAATTGAACGATGGCAGCCGAACCGTGGTGGAAACCGATCACTGGCTGGCGGTGGTGCCCTGGTGGGCGGCATGGCCGTTTGAAACGCTGCTGCTGCCGAAAGCCCCGGTGAAACGCCTCACCGATCTGACCGAGGCGCAGCGCAAAGATCTGGCATTGGCGATCAAGCTGCTCACCAGTCGTTACGACAATCTGTTCCAGTGCTCCTTCCCCTACTCCATGGGCTGGCATGGCGCGCCCTTTAACGGTGAAGCCAACGAACACTGGCAGCTGCATGCCCATTTCTATCCGCCGCTGCTGCGTTCAGCAACGGTACGCAAATTTATGGTTGGCTATGAAATGCTGGCCGAAACCCAACGTGATTTAACGGCAGAACAGGCGGCTGAACGCCTGCGTTCTGTCAGCGATGTCCATTTCCGCGAGGCGCAATAA